The following proteins are co-located in the Cutaneotrichosporon cavernicola HIS019 DNA, chromosome: 3 genome:
- the PTC2 gene encoding uncharacterized protein (Sigma factor PP2C-like phosphatases), with protein MGQTLSEPVTEKHTTVVLRERQYWVGLSDMQGWRISMEDSHSVHLYLPPGGSDAPPAEDITEQPAGSTVTNDGKEEKGLALFAVFDGHGGSTVAKFSGTTLHTRLANLDSYKAGDYETALKQVFLKTDEDLRADPTFFTDPSGCTAVVALVTPDGRIFVANAGDSRSVLGYKGEAKAMSNDHKPTNKEETARITSAGGFVEFGRVNGNLALSRAIGDFEFKQNFTLPPEQQIVTADPEILVHQIDSEEEFLVLACDGIWDCLSSQQVVDIVRRAVANGDDLGKICEDLMVKCLATDSETGGIGCDNMTVVVVALLGGRTHEEWQAWVKDRVDNKVGRDTPESIPDIFGQAPPSVGGFSGGGFRIAGAGGLVNIASILGASGITFKTPDDDDDDDDDEMHVINDGHLMVVDEEEGARIHVVDEDGDVHVDSEDSDATANAADAAAPAARTAPTFSSIGSPTVPTPKPLQVGTESGEEADKATK; from the exons ATG GGTCAAACTCTCTCCGAGCCAG TTACCGAGAAGCACACGACCGTCGTGCTGCGAGAGAGGCAGTACTGGGTCGGTCTGTCCGACATGCAGGGCTGGCGGATAA GCATGGAGGATTCACACTCGGTGCACCTCTATCTTCCGCCTGGTGGCTCGGACGCACCTCCCGCTGAGGACATTACGGAACAGCCTGCTGGGTCGACAGTGACCAATGATGGCAAAGAGGAGAAGGGACTTGCTCTGTTTGCAGTGTTTGACGGCCACGGAGGTTCAACGGTTGCAAAGTTCTCGGGCACCACGCTGCACAcccgcctcgccaacctAGACTCGTACA AGGCGGGCGACTACGAGACTGCGTTGAAGCAGGTCTTCCTCAagacggacgaggacctTCGTGCCGACCCCACCTTCTTCACCGATCCTTCTGGCTGCACTGCAGTTGTTGCCCTTGTCACTCCCGATGGCCGTATCTTCGTCGCCAACGCAGgcgactcgcgctcggTGCTTGGGTACAAgggcgaggccaaggccatgTCCAACGACCACAAGCCAACCAACAAGGAGGAGACCGCGCGTATTACCTCGGCTGGCGGGTTTGTCGAGTTTGGGCGTGTCAACG GCAACCTCGCACTCTCTCGCGCCATTGGTGACTTCGAGTTCAAGCAGAACTTCACCTTGCCACCCGAGCAGCAGATTGTGACTGCGGACCCTGAGATCTTGGTGCACCAGAtcgacagcgaggaggagttcctcgtcctcgcctgTGACG GCATCTGGGACTGCCTTTCATCGCAGCAGGTGGTCGACATTGTCCGTCGGGCCGTGGCCAATGGCGATGACCTGGGCAAGATCTGTGAGGACTTGATGGTTAAATGCCTCGCAACCGACTCGGAGACTGGCGGCATTGGCTGCGACAACATGACGGTCGTTGTCGTTGCTCTGCTTGGCGGCCGTACCCATGAAGAGTGGCAGGCGTGGGTCAAGGACCGCGTCGACAACAAGGTTGGCCGCGATACTCCCGAGTCGATCCCCGACATCTTCGGCCAGGCGCCGCCATCTGTCGGTGGCTTCTCTGGCGGTGGCTTCCGCATCGCTGGCGCCGGGGGCCTCGTCAACATTGCGAGCATTTTGGGCGCTTCTGGTATCACTTTCAAGACAcccgatgacgacgacgacgacgatgatgacgaaATGCACGTTATCAACGACGGCCAT CTCATGGttgtcgatgaggaggaaggcgccAGGATCCAtgttgttgacgaggacggcgatgTACATGTCGACTCGGAGGACTCGGACGCTACCGCAAACGCCGCCGATGCCGCTGCCCccgcggcgcgcacggcCCCAACGTTCTCTTCCATCGGCTCCCCCACCGTGCCGACGCCCAAGCCTCTCCAGGTTGGAACTGAGTccggcgaggaggctgacAAGGCAACCAAGTGA
- the FAA2 gene encoding uncharacterized protein (AMP-binding enzyme): MFIPYPDNLNINKQSVPVPGTETSSTSALWVNGSWDSSILRYDDQGLPHARTLAEIFDQAVEKSPDTAMFRRRVQAPATKPGEKPTWTNKTVDMSYAEVQRRRNAVGSALLTLERLGRLRDPNLPADVESPPEICTPDLPKWGDKLKNGARRGWAVGIWSENREEWQIVDFACHAYGLVSASLYETLGPDTAQYITNHCPLPIIFSSAHHLVQLLRMAPLCPSLRVIVTMDPISAAERDVLSQWAASLGILLLDQLEMEEWGAQADNFVPPTVAEDEIEIDQNRIVTISYTSGTTGNPKGVILSNWNMTSAVISNAYGVGEYFDKPGFRFFSYLPLSHVYERFLQILVVDGNGTICLTTGDTTKLLEDAQILKPHFFPGVPRVWNRVYAAIKMQMDAPGLKGALLRRAVATKLANSRANGSIHHRVYDALVFRKIRALVGGEVLYMTSGAAPLSAAVHEFLRICFCCDVVQGYGLTETVGTTSKGIPEDMKHIGTVGQIQPCNEVRLVDVSEMGYTHQDKPNPRGEVCIRGANVFAGYLHDAENTEKALKDGWFHTGDIGEIDQSGRLKIVDRVKNVVKLSQGEYVALEKVEGVYALNPLYTTLLVHADSLRSSLVAIGILEPTLASNLVAQVLGKKISPTDEAALEEAVKDPKVRAHLVKQFEQVAKANKLNSFEMIRGIYPTLKPFPDDLLTPTQKVKRNVAAKYFGDAIDALYNEVEGAAHKL, from the exons ATGTTCATTCCGTATCCCGACAACCTCAACATCAACAAGCAGAGTGTC CCGGTACCGGGTACAGAGACCAGCAGCACCAGTG CTTTATGGGTAAACG GCTCTTGGGACTCGTCCATCCTCCGCTACGATGACCAGGGCTTGCCCCACGCGCgcaccctcgccgagatCTTTGACCAGG CTGTCGAAAAGTCACCAGACACGGCCATGTTTCGCCGCCGTGTTCAGGCTCCCGCCACCAAGCCCGGGGAGAAGCCAACGTGGACCAACAAGACCGTCGACATGAGCTACGCCGAAgtccagcgccgccgcaacGCTGTAGGCTCGGCGCTCCTGAccctcgagcgccttggccgACTCCGTGACCCGAACCTCCctgccgacgtcgagtcGCCTCCTGAGATCTGCACTCCCGACCTTCCCAAGTGGggcgacaagctcaagaacgGTGCTCGCCGTGGCTGGGCGGTTGGTATTTGGAGTGAGAACCGTGAAGAGTGGCAGATTGTCGACTTTGCGTGTCACGCGTACGGCCTTGTCTCGGCTTCGCTGTACGAGACCCTAGGTCCCGACACTGCCCAGTACAT tACCAACCACTGCCCTCTTCCCATCAtcttctcgtcggcgcaccacctcgtccaATTGCTTCGCATGGCGCCCCTTTGCCCCTCCCTGCGCGTCATTGTGACCATGGACCCCATCTCggctgccgagcgcgacgtccTCAGCCAGTGGGCTGCTTCCCTTGgcatcctccttctcgaccagCTTGAGATGGAGGAATGGGGAGCCCAGGCCGACAACTTTGTTCCCCCCACagtcgccgaggatgagatCGAGATTGACCAGAACCGCATCGTCACGATCTCGTACACCTCGGGCACCACTGGCAACCCCAAGGGTgtcatcctctccaactGGAACATGACCTCGGCCGTCATCTCTAACGCGTACGGCGTCGGCGAATACTTTGACAAGCCCGGCTTCAGGTTCTTCTCGTACCTGCCACTCTCGCACGTTTATGAGCGCTTCCTCCAGATCCTTGTAGTGGACGGCAACGGTACCATCTGTTTGACCACTGGTGACACcaccaagctcctcgaggacgcgcagATCTTGAAGCCCCACTTCTTCCCCGGTGTACCCCGTGTCTGGAACCGCGTCTATGCCGCCATCAAGATGCAGATGGACGCCCCTGGCCTCAAGGGTGCGCTCTTACGCCGTGCTGTCGCCAccaagctcgccaacaGCCGCGCAAATGGTTCCATCCACCACCGTGTGTACGACGCCCTCGTGTTCCGCAAGatccgcgccctcgtcggtggCGAGGTCCTGTACATGACGTCGGGCGCCGCGCCCCTCTCGGCTGCCGTCCATGAGTTCCTGCGCATCTGCTTCTGCTGTGATGTCGTTCAGGGTTACGGCCTCACCGAGACTGTGGGCACGACCTCGAAGGGTATTCCCGAGGACATGAAGCACATCGGCACTGTCGGCCAGATCCAGCCTTGTAACGAggtccgcctcgtcgatgtcTCCGAGATGGGTTACACCCACCAGGACAAGCCCAACCCTCGCGGCGAGGTCTGCATCCGCGGCGCCAACGTCTTTGCGGGTTACCTTCATGACGCCGAGAACACGGAGAAGGCTCTCAAGGACGGCTGGTTCCACACCGGCGATATCGGCGAGATTGACCAGTCAGGCCGCCTCAAGATTGTTGACCGTGTCAAGAACGTCGTCAAGCTCAGCCAGGGCGAGTATGTCGCCCTGGAGAAGGTTGAAGGTGTTTACGCTCTCAACCCGCTCTACACCACTCTGCTCGTTCACGCCGACTCTCTCCGTTCGAGCCTTGTCGCCATTGGAATCCTAGAGCCCACGCTCGCCTCgaacctcgtcgcccaggTCCTCGGCAAGAAGATTTCACCCACGGATGAGGCCGcactcgaggaggccgtcAAAGACCCCAAGGTCCGCGCTCATCTCGTCAAACAGTTCGAGCAGGTCGCAAAGGCGAACAAGCTTAACAGCTTTGAGATGATCCGGGGCATCTACCCCACCCTCAAGCCGTTCCCTGATGACCTGTTGACCCCCACGCAGAAGGTAAAGCGCAACGTTGCCGCCAAGTACTTTGgcgacgccatcgacgcCCTCTACAacgaggttgagggtgCCGCCCACAAGCTCTAG
- a CDS encoding uncharacterized protein (PHD zinc finger): MPRRGVPPVVAAPLAPAPPSPIVQRLRQDWRWAGISQFVWTFSDGFGLIDWDIEALEHDLDGTEDAVIPDLIAKMLYALTWNRQINRDNAFEHLHKQWLKREPETNPFGALEEPNLWGTLGLSQKVEALWRLCEWQLADPTRLRSLLKTEDDPASWRVDPVGWDKAGNTYFLFDDNRLWVQRTRPLPPRAPKATSLKAKRAQRSVKRSKPAPKKSHKKKTPAKKATPERELCLEPVEGPRKRTQVTFYGNVTPTVDALKRGGPPAAHPRSDRATRSSARNAPATSPVATPSRLSSQAPPLPRGTRVSRRLRNVDDEWQQIPDEWLQTAETKRMQVTTKNAEEKTDSQADDDGSELSELTDEEEHQAELNATRPAQDMQVAREDSPLSDAPEEPSPPPEIVDDDGDEDYKPEADEIGEGADEEREESERNDDSASPKVETDDVQHTKGEAGDEIGRVEEDEKLLANAKSLEPMEELDANQEINSVAVYDSKRDVGEPEAVGAKMDIDIVEANETIEAYEGEEEEHEEGPMEEDAVKKEDDAVKEEDSVETDEVKLAVKEAAEVPDGFIEWEAVCVTLYDWKTWPEQFAKSRDPDEKALYKLLANDVAPQIIEVLTEQERLKQEAINNRKRSSRIATRELAREEELRRDQAQREMEERMERVRQEQAAKEKAEAEHLAREQRREARLREREERLANRDAAIHARVEAETLERERAERRRERRKRRRDGEEVESSSDDGTASRPATRAQTPSRSAASSVKDGSNGQSWEMKCEVCKLHGWNLADDADAVCCDDCGRWQHVKCHDRQDIAAGRGIRDWDQVDFRCSECDARSKRPRVSDVRQDGANGTICQQTATQNGSQRRSSASQYPVPYPSNPLPAPHSYHSSQPPPHRQAQYLPSHPPQAANGHQQHPTYLPQSHQPHQLQHPQGAHTSPQASYQPMPQVAQPYAQHTGMQHPGHPLQHHHVHPQQHPGYSIPENLDHQAPQYRPEHVQYPHDVRYPNPRADYTTPQYSQPPQRPEYAPRHDYHGTNGGHAAPQPYSYPHTSPPTPQYSGQAAQQMPPVKYTGEMDKRH, encoded by the exons ATGCCGCGCCGGGGCGTGCCACCGGTCGTGGCTGCCCCCTTGGCCCCGGCACCACCGTCACCGATCGTGCAGCGCCTGCGACAGGACTGGCGATGGGCAGGTATTAGCCAGTTTGTGTGGACCTTCTCGGACGGTTTCGGACTCATCGACTGGGACATTGAG GCCCTTGAACACGACTTGGACGGAACCGAAGACGCGGTAATCCCAGATCTCATTGCTAAGATGCTCTACGCGCTCACCTGGAACCGTCAGATCAA CCGTGATAATGCTTTCGAGCACCTACACAAGCAGTGGCTGAAGAGAGAACCCGAGACCAACCCCTTCGGCGCCCTCGAAGAACCGAACCTCTGGGGAACGTTAGGATTGTCTCAGAAGGTGGAAGCTCTGTGGAGGTTGTGCGAATGGCAACTCGCGGATCCAACGCGATTGAGGTCGCTACTTAAGACGGAGGACGATCCTGCTTCATGG cgcgtcgacccTGTCGGATGGGACAAGGCGGGCAATACCTACTTTTTGTTTGATG ACAATCGACTTTGGGTTCAGCGTACACGGCCACTACCCCCGCGAGCCCCGAAGGCAACGTCGTTAAAGGCCAAGCGTGCTCAGCGCTCCGTCAAACGCTCCAAGCCTGCTCCCAAGAAGTCGCACAAGAAGAAGACTCCGGCGAAGAAGGCAACACCGGAGCGAGAACTCTGCCTGGAACCCGTTGAGGGCCCAAGGAAACGTACGCAGGTCACGTTTTACGGCAACGTGACACCCACCGTCGACGCATTAAAACGGGGCGGTCCACCAGCAGCGCATCCCAGGTCCGATCGCGcaacgaggagctcggctCGCAATGCTCCAGCAACGTCCCCCGTGGCTACGCCGTCCAGGCTATCCTCTCAGGCACCTCCATTGCCACGGGGCACGCGCGTCAGCCGTCGCTTACGAAATGTCGACGACGAATGGCAGCAGATCCCAGACGAGTGGCTGCAGACGGCTGAGACGAAACGAATGCAGGTTACTACAAAGAATGCAGAGGAAAAGACCGACTCGCAAGCGGATGACGACGGCAGCGAGTTGTCCGAGTTGACtgatgaggaagagcaCCAGGCGGAACTCAATGCCACTCGCCCTGCGCAGGACATGCAAGTCGCAAGGGAAGACTCGCCATTGTCGGACGCTCCTGAAGAACcttcgcctcctccagaaatcgtcgatgatgatggcgacgaAGACTACAAacccgaggccgacgagatcggcgagggcgccgatgaagagagagaggaaTCTGAGCGCAATGACGACTCGGCTTCACCGAAGGTTGAGACTGACGACGTCCAGCACACGAAGGGAGAAGCTGGCGACGAGATcgggcgcgtcgaggaagatgagaaGCTGTTGGCCAATGCCAAGTCTCTTGAGCCTatggaggagctcgacgccaatCAGGAGATCAACAGCGTCGCGGTTTACGACAGCAAGCGGGACGTTGGCGAGCCCGAGGCCGTCGGGGCCAAGATGGACATCGACATTGTCGAAGCAAACGAGACCATCGAAGCCTatgagggggaggaagaggagcaTGAGGAGGGGCcgatggaggaggatgccgtgaagaaggaggatgatgccgtgaaggaggaggactcTGTCGAAACtgacgaggtcaagcttGCGGTCAAAGAGGCGGCTGAAGTGCCTGACGGCTTCATTGAGTGGGAGGCT GTCTGCGTCACCCTCTACGACTGGAAGACATGGCCGGAACAGTTCGCCAAGTCGCGCGACCCGGACGAGAAAGCTCTCTACAAGCTGCTCGCGAACGACGTCGCGCCCCAGATCATCGAAGTTCTCACT gagcaggagcgccTCAAGCAGGAGGCTATCAACAATCGAAAACGCTCTTCGCGTATCGCCAcccgcgagctcgcgcgtgaAGAGGAGCTGCGCCGCGATCAGGCACAacgcgagatggaggaacGCATGGAGCGCGTGCGACAAGAAcaggccgccaaggagaaggccgaggcggagcaTCTGGCGCGAGAGCAACgccgcgaggcgcgcctAAGGGAGCGTGAAGAGCGACTCGCGAACCGTGACGCGGCCATCCACGCCCGAGTGGAAGCGGAAACGTTAGAGAGAGAACGCGCCGAGCGGAGGAGAGAGCGTCGCAAGCGCcgtcgcgacggcgaggaggtcgagtcgtcgtctgaCGATGGGACAGCCTCGCGTCCTGCCACTCGCGCGCAAACGCCGAGCAGAAGTGCTGCCTCGTCCGTTAAGGATGGCTCGAACGGCCAGTCATGGGAAATGAAGTGCGAGGTGTGCAAGCTGCACGGCTGGAACCTGGctgacgacgccgacgccgtctGCTGCGACGACTGTGGGCGCTGGCAGCACGTCAAGTGTCACGACCGCCAGGACATCGCTGCCGGCCGCGGCATTCGCGACTGGGACCAGGTCGACTTCCGGTGCTCTGAGTGCGACGCCCGCAGCAAGCGACCCCGTGTCTCGGACGTGCGCCAGGACGGGGCCAACGGCACCATTTGCCAGCAAACGGCAACACAGAATGGGTCTCAGCGTCGGTCCAGCGCATCCCAGTACCCGGTGCCCTACCCCAGCAACCCACTTCCCGCGCCTCACTCATACCATTCTTCTCAACCGCCCCCGCATCGGCAAGCTCAATACCTTCCGTCACATCCTCCTCAGGCCGCTAATGGCCACCAACAGCATCCTACCTACCTTCCCCAATCGCATCAGCCACATCAACTCCAACATCCGCAAGGCGCGCATACTTCTCCGCAGGCGAGCTATCAACCCATGCCTCAGGTGGCTCAGCCATATGCCCAGCACACCGGCATGCAGCACCCAGGCCACCCTCTGCAGCACCACCATGTCCATCCACAGCAACACCCTGGGTATAGCATACCCGAGAATCTCGACCACCAGGCGCCGCAGTACCGACCCGAGCACGTACAGTATCCGCACGACGTGCGCTACCCAAACCCACGTGCCGACTACACAACCCCCCAGTATTCCCAGCCACCGCAGCGTCCAGAGTACGCACCGCGCCACGACTATCACGGTACCAACGGAGGTCATGCCGCACCCCAGCCGTACTCGTACCCTCACACATCGCCACCTACACCTCAATACTCGGGCCAGGCGGCACAGCAGATGCCGCCGGTCAAGTATACAGGCGAGATGGACAAGCGCCACTAG
- the SMT3 gene encoding uncharacterized protein (Ubiquitin homologues): protein MSEHNSPNAEAKPKPDDNTLNIKIRATDSSEVFFKIKKTTKLNKLKTAYADRVGHDPTAIRLLFDGARILDNQTAEDLDLEDGDVLEVLLEQVGGC, encoded by the exons ATGTCCGAGCACAACTCGCCaaacgccgaggccaagccgaAGCCGGATGATAACACGCTTAACATCAAGATTCGTGCGACCGATTCCTCCGAGGTGTTCTtcaagatcaagaagaCGACCAAGCTCAACAAACTCAAG actGCGTATGCGGACCGTGTTGGCCATGACCCGACTGCCATCCG gctTCTGTTCGATGGCGCGCGTATCCTCGACAACCAGACCGCAGAGGATTTGGACCTTGAGGATGGCGATGTCCTCGAGGTGTTGCTCGAGC AGGTCGGCGGCTGCTAG